The Filimonas lacunae genomic sequence AAACTCTAACTGGTTGCCATCAGGGTCTTTAAAATAAATAGCCAGGGCAGGCATCCACGCAAACACCATGGGCTGGGTACCCCCGTTTTTTAAAAAATTATAAGGTTGCAGGCTTCTGTCGGTCAAATATTTTTCGGCGTGCTGAAGAATGTCTTCTGTACTGCTTCTGAAAGCAAAATGCCGGGGTTGAAATCCTTCTTTTGTTTCCCATAGTCCCAGCATATATTCTTTGCCTTCGCCAATCCAGAGAAATACGATAGGACGGGTTGCATCTCGGTGGGCAAAGGTGAGTCCTAATACTTCTGTATAAAATTGCGTAGCCTTTTCTAAATCGGTAACCTGTACGTGTGTTTCGTATAATCCTGTAATCATGGTTGCTATTTTTAGGGCGTATGTTGTAACATCCTTCGTTTTTACAACATAAAGTTACTATTATAAACAGGCTCTATAACCAGGGTTACTTATACCCAACCTGCTGGCTGGTAAGTACAACAAACAATGGAACAGCTTTTCTTATTTTTAACAGCCTTTCTGGAAAAAGAAACAGACTGATACCTGCTTAGTCGGTAAATTATGGATGCAGCTTGTATGGGCCCGAAGGGCCGGGACGGGAAAAATCAAAAATATCGCTTCTATACAAACGGTAGGAAAGCAAAAAGAAAAGCCACACTTAGGGACATAAAAAAATCCGGGCAATGAGTCGAAAAGGCTCTTTTTTAGACGAAGTATTCCTTTTCTACGGCACCGAATAGAAGATTGTAAGGTAACAGGCGTGTAAAGTACATGGCGCTCTGGCCTTTGAGCTACTACACCGTTTCTATAAGAAGACGGTGCAGGCAGGGTTTGAACCTGCAACCTCCCGAGTAGTAATCGAAGTAACTCTTCACTACGACACTTACAATAATGTACAAAAGGCTAAAACCGGGTAAAAAATCGAAAAGGCGCTTGCTGCAGCATTTTAGTTAAACTACCTTTTGCAAGGGCAGGATTGATTACCTGCATCTCTGCCTTGGATCGAAGAATTCCTTTTCTACGACACCAGTTAAAACCATTCATTAAAAGAACTTTTGCCAGGTCGGGATTGTTGCTTTTTATTTTGCAACAGGGTGTTTACTTATTGACAAAACAAAGATGCCCCTTGTGCCATGCAGTGTATCTGCGTAGCAGAAAAAAAATTATAAAAAAAGCGGGGTTTAAAACCCCGCTCAGCAAAAAATAAAAAGTTAATGCAAAGTATAGTGTACACTACAACTTCATTTTAACCCCGTACTCTTTCTTAATAGTCAATAACGCTTCGGCGTTTCCTTTGGCATCATCTACCGGGTGATGCGTGTGGGTGGTTTTGCGCAGATGCTTAAAAGTTTGGAAAGTATCTTTTACCACGCCTTTATACAAGCTGCCCAGGTTTTGTGAGCTAAAGCCAAAAGGATTAGAACCGGTGAAGTGGTGAAAATACCAGCAAATAAACATCCAGTCAAAGCCGTTGTTATCGCTGATAAAAACCGGGCGGTCTTTTTTACAGACTTCTGCAATCCAGTGGGCAAAGTTGCGCATTACTGTTTCTGCATCATCAAAACCCATACACTCTTCCCGGGTATGACCTGATACCTTCAATGCTTCCGGTATATACTTATCTGATATAGGCTTTATTCTTCCGTAAAATGTTTTATCCAAAGCGTCGTTTACCAGTACGGCTCCAAACGAAATCATGGAGTAGTCGCCTGGAATGGGACCATCACTTTCTATGTCTACCATTATGTATGCCATGCTACAATAGTTTTTAAACAACCCGTCCAAAACAGGTCGGGCATTGTTTGTTGTTCAATAATAAGTTGTTGTTTGTTCTATCCTCTTTCCTGCAAGGGATAACCCATGCGCTGGCTGCAGGATGTTTCCTTTACAGAAGTGTTGTTGTAATAAATGCAGGAGAAGATGGCTGGTGTTAAAAGAGATAAACGGTTTTCATATTCTTCCATGTTTAAGGTTGAGTGTGTTTTTCCATTGCAAAAATAAGAAAATTATTTTTGCGGACATTTTTTACAGATTTTTTCCTATCCGCTCAAAAAATGCCTTGCGATACGATTCGGAAACCGGGATGATTCTATCCTGTATATGCACCGCATCTTTTTCTACCGTATCAATTTTATCCAGCGCCACCATGTACGACTTATGCACGCGGCAGGCAACGGATGCGGGTATTTCTGTTTCCAGTTCGGTAAAAGTTTGCAGCGTCATAATAGCACTCTGCGTAGTACATACTTTACGATAGTCACGCTTACCTTCTATATACAGCAATTCGTGTAACACCAGCTTTTTAAGCTGGTGGCCGGTTTTTATAAAAATGAAGTTTTTTTCCGGTGGTTTATCTGTAGTGGGTTGTTGCGTATGCGCTTTATTAGCCGCCTGCAAAAAACGTTCAAAGGTGAAGGGTTTTAATAAGTAGTCAGTTACCCGCAAATCAAAACCCTTGATAGCATATTCATGATAGGCGGTGGTTAAAATAACCTGGCTTTTCAGCTGTGACGATTCCAACAGCTGTATGCCGGAGAAATCATCCATTTGAATATCCAGAAAAATAAGGTCTACCGGGTGCTGCTGTAAATACACCAAAGCATCCATGCCATTATCAAACACGGCCAGTAGTGTAAGAAAAGGCACACGCTCTATATACCCTTTTGTTCTTTCCTGGGCCAACGGCTCGTCTTCTACTATAATACAGGTCATGGACATTACACGCTCAACTTTAGATGTACCGTATACAATTGATTACCGGTTTGTATGTTTAACTGGTGCTTGCCGGGATATAATAACTGCAAACGTTTTTGAATAAGATTATTGCCCAGGCCACCTTCGTTAGTTTCCTGCTTTTGCATGTGGGGCATATACCGGTTGCTGCAATGAAAAACAATTTCACGCTCCCTCATGTCAAACTTTACTACAATGGCGTTATCCTGTTTTTTGGTATCGGCATGTTTAAACGCATTTTCTATAAAAGGGATAAACAACATGGGTGCTACCTGTATGTTACCTACGGCACCTTCTACGGAGTAGTGTACATAACCCGGACGGGATGACCGTATCTTTTGCAGGTGGATATACTTTTCTATATAAGCCAGTTCATCCGACAAGCTTATTTGTTCGGCCCGGGTTTCGTATAGCATAAACCGGAGTATGCCGGAGAGTTTTTTAAAATAGTCAGAAGCCTGCGCAGGATCTTTTTCAATTAACACATCTATATTGTTGAGTGTATTGAACAGAAAATGCGGATTGATTTGTGCTTTTACCAGCGCCAGTTCCATCTCGGCATTTCTGCGGGCCAGTGTTTCTTTCCAGCGTATATCGTTATACCAGCTGATAAAAGCCCGCATAACAAGTCCTACCAATCCGTTGAGCAAAGCGTTAATCGCCATCATCACAATAAAAGCGATGATGGCGGTGGTTTGTTCTTTGTACGGCAGCCGGTGTTTCCATATTATCCAAACGATGCTAATACCCGCAATGCCTGCCAGCAGGGAAGTAAGCACGCCCGTTAACAATAAAGCGGGTATTTTTTTACGGACCAGGAAACGGCTGAACAAAAAAGTGTAAAACGTATAAAAGCCTATCAGCGCCGGTACATAAATAAACAAGGGTAAAAACAACGCCAGCTGCCTGTTATTCCATACAGCTCCATTGTTAAGCATAAACAGCAACAGCAGTAGCAGGCTGGAATACAGCATCCAGTAACCTATATGCAACAAAGCAATAATTGGCTTTTTCAAAGTATCAGGCTTTTCCGGTCAGGATTTATCTTTTCGTGTAATATATATAATATACCCGGCAACTGTAAATAATATGGTATAGCCGGCAGCCCATATTTCTAAAGGCAACCCACCCGGTAAACGGGGAAGGTTTAAAAACTGCAGGGAGCAGTAACAGTAAGGCATCCAGTAATTATACTGCAACCGGGCGGCAATTATGCCCACAATAAATAAAACGATTCCCACCCCTATAGGCACCAGGAAATTTTTACTTACCAGGCTCATCACATATTGCAATGCTACTATAGGCAAACAGGCCACCAAAAATTTGCCGGTGCCTTTTGCAAACAGCCAAACAGGAAATGCTTCCCGCGGATAGGGTAAATTGGTATATAGCAGCGAGGGAATAATACCACACAGGTAAATACCTATGGTAAACAGCACAAAGCATTGCAGCAACAATGCCATCACCACCGACAGTTTTGCAAAAAACAAAACGGTATACGACTGGGGCGTTACATGCAGTTGTTTCCAGGTGTTGTTTTTATATTCCAGCTGTGTAACCAGGCTGGCCACTAATATAATACCCATAGGTAATAACAGTATGCCCATGTATTGCCAGCTGTTATAGTACAAGTCGCGCCATAGTTTTCCGGAGGTATATTCTATATACAAACTATCGGAATGATAAAACGCTGCAAGAAGCATGATTACCGGAATTAACAGTCCGCCGGTAATGGTAAGATAGGCCGCGGCGCTGTGTTTCTTTTTCAGCCATTCGCTTTGAAAGCTGTGCAGGAAAGTGGTCATACAATAACAGGGTTTATCAGGTTCATGTAAGTGGTTTCGAGTGTAGCGGGTGTGCCCTTGGTGGTATGGGTAGTAGTTAATGAAGCCAGTGTACCCTGGTAGAGTAAGCGGCCTTTATCAATAATGCCAATATGTGTAACCAGCTTTTCCATTTCAGCAAGCATGTGGCTGGATATAAGAATGCTAATATGTTGTTCATGGTTTAGTTTTTTTAATAAGGTGCGCATTTCAATCATACCCTGCGGGTCTAATCCGTTGGTAGGTTCATCCAGTATCAACAGCGAAGGTTTGTGCAGCAAGGCAACGGCAATGCCTAAACGCTGTTTCATGCCCAGCGAAAAACGGCCGGCCTTTTTGTTACCGGTGTTTTGCAAGCCTACGGTTTCCAGTGCTTCCGCGATGTTGCCTACCGGGCATTGGTACAGCCTGCGAAATACTTCCAGGTTTTCGGTAGCGGAAAGGTGGCTATAAATAGAAGGGCTTTCGATAAACACACCTACCTGTTGCATCAGCTGTAGCCTGTTGGGTGGCAATGGCTGGTTAAGAACCGTAATGCTACCCGACTGATTTTGCAAAAGGCTGGTGAGTAGTTTTAACGTGGTGGTTTTACCGGCGCCGTTGGCGCCCAGAAATCCGTAGATGGCCTGGCTGGGAACCTGTAAATTCAGCCCATGCAGTAAGGTGTTTCCTTTCTGGTAGTGGTAAGTGAGGTGTTGGGTTTCTATACAATACAACATTTCTTATTGCTTTCTGTAAAGCTATAAGAGACGTTAAGGAAGAACCGGGGCGTTATGCCAAACACCCCTTCCTCTCTGTAAGTAGGGCTACTTGTTCTGCAAATGGCAATAACCAGGTAGCTATTCCAAGTGTGGTAATAGTAGTAACAGGTAGTAATGTAAAGTATTTCGGTATGTCGTTTGTGTTTTTAGCAACCGTAAAACGTATGCTTACCCACTACTTTCAACAGGTGGCCTGCTTCGGCAGGTTTTGATAAATATAAGGTGGGGCGCGAAAAGCTATATTTATAAGCGGTGTTTAATAATAGATCCAGTTTACCATCTCCATCCATATCGCCCGCAAAATAAATACTTACCATGGTATCATCGAAAAACGGTTCCTGCACCAGTAATTCTTCTATCATTTGCCCATCTTTTTCAGATACCAGATACAGTTTATAATTGATCATACCATCACCCGGATCATCCGGTTTTTTGCCGGATGCTTTTAAAGTATACTCCACGTTTTTAAAACGGAAGTTGGTATTGGTTCCAGGATACAACCGGACATAGGATAAATGCTTAACTTCCTCTACTGCTCCGTTCCTGAACAGGTTATTATATTGTGTTACCAATATATAACAGGTATCGTCATTTCCAGGCGTTTTTATATCCCATCCAGTATGCTCTCCCGATTCATAGGTTTTTTCTGCGGTGATAGCAGTGGCAGACAGGTAAACTTTATTATCTGCTGTTTTGAATAAACCAAACCAGTTTAACTTCTCCATATCCTCCCAACCATCCTCTTTAAACATGTCTGCCCGTTGTAACAGTTCACAAACAAAACCAGCCTCTCCCGGGTAATGCTCTTCATCTGACACGGTGGTGGAGGGTACGCTTTCGGGAGTAGTGGCTGCAGCAGCAGCGGAATCAACAAGTGCCGGGGCAGATTCGGTTATTTCCGGCTTTAAATCAACGGGGTGTGGTTTGCTTTTACAGGCTATGCAAAAAACAGCACCTGCGAAAAGAGAGCTAGCTAAAAGTTTGTGTGTTATCATACAGTGTTTAATAAGGCACGCAAATATACCTGTAATATCGAATGTGCATAGTGTGGTAATACACAGTGCCGCAGGCACGATTTTATAGTGCAGTAAGAAAAACAGTGGGTATGACACAACATAAAAAGAAAACTACACGGCGCAAAAAATGGTCGGCCCAGGTGATGGCTACCAGTGATGCCATGGACCTGAAAGACGGTATTTTTAAAAAAGAAGACCCGCATGCGATTGCAGTGTCGCTGAAAAATTCTTCGCGCCGGAGCCATCGTCGTAAGGGAACGCCTTACCAGTCGGCCATGTCGATGCTTAATTTTTACATTAACCGGGGAGGTAAAAATTTACCGGAGAAACAAAAAGCGGTGCTGGAAAAAGCAAAAGCGGAATTAAAGAAGGTGTTTCACAAAGAATAGAGGGCTATGAGTGATAGCCCTTTTTTAATTCATCCAGCGGGTAAAAACTGTCGCGCCAATAAATGCCTTTGTTTTTAAGCGTTAACCACGTGCTGCGAAAAACAATGTAAGTCATAATCACCCCGGCATAAGGAATGGTAAACACATACCACCACCCTGCATTCATGGCCGGGCGGAACGTAAAAGCCAGCCATTGAAAAAACAGGATGACTAACGCCATACACTGCAACTGCCACCAGCCCGATAACAGCAACACAGGTATGGGTAATATAATAATAAGTACCACCAGCAGTGCATTGGCCGTGGCCAGCCAGGCGTTGTATTGAAAAGCGGAGAACATATTTTTCATCAGGCCATTGATAAATTGCTGTACGCTGGTATACCATTCCAGCCGTAACAATCCATCGCCATATAAACAGTCCTGCTGAAAGCCGGCGCTTTTAATCTGCTCGCCCAATTTTAAATCGTCATCGGGACGAAGCGGAATTTTACTGTGCGTGCCGGAGCTTACATAAGCTTTGCGGTTAACCAGGCTAAACGCGCCCATGCCTATAAAAGCTTTTGATTGGCGGTCGCGGGCTTTCCACGGGCGAAGCTTTACTTCCAGCATGGTGCGGAAAGTAGCATTGATGGCGTTAAACATAGCTGAGCGGGAAATGATCTCCGGAAAAACCACCAGGTTATCCGTTTGGGTTTGCAGCACATAAGCCATAGCCCGGCTAATGGCATCGGGCTGGTACAATACATCGGCATCGGTAAACAAAATCCATTCGCCCTGCGAAATAGTGGCCCCGGTGTACATGGCGTGGTTTTTACCCAGCCAGCCCTGGGGCAAACTGGTGATAGTGTATACCGTGATATGTGGATATTGCGCGGCGAATTGTTGCAGAATGGCAGCGGTACCATCGGTAGACCGGTCGTTGATAACTACCAGGCGGTAATTGCTGTAATGGATATGACAAAGACTTTGCAGTGCCTGGGCCAGGTCGGCTTCTTCATTTCTTACCGCGATAATAATATCCAGCGAAGGTTCATTGCCCTGTGGTAGTGGAGAAATATTTTTTAGCAGGCCTATGGAACGGGCGTTAATAAGCAGGTAGATGCAAACGATCATCCAGGCAAGGGTAATAACAGAGGAAATAGCAAAGAATGTGATCATATTTCAAAGATAGCGTGACTACAGAGGGCAAAAAGGAAGAAAAAATGTAAGACGCCAACAGCCAGGTGTTTATAGAGGTAATCAATTGTGTAGCAGTTTATTACCGGAGTTTATCCCCTGCTTACCTATAAAAACTGGACTAGTGGATTTTATTCAATTTTCTGTTTTTAACAGTCCTGCATGATACAGTAATCTATATCCACAGTAGTTTTGCCATGAATTATGAAGAAAGTGTATGCTCTTATACTGGCAATGATCTACCTGGTTTTTACAACCGGGGTAGCCATCGACACTTCTTATGCAGAAGAGGATATTTATGCCTCGGTTTTATCTGCCAGCGATAATTCAGAAATTTCTCTTGAAAATGAATCTGTTGAAAAAGACGGAACAGTTGTAAAAGCACATGCGCACCACACTGCCCCGGTGGGCAAAATAAAAATGCCCCGGGTAAGTGCTACCACGCAGCGTGTTTTTTCTTTTTCACCTGTACACCATGCCCTTTTTACTTCGGTTCGTTTTTCTAAAAACACAGTGGCAAATCTTTCTGCCAACCTGTATATCAGGAACTGTGTGCTGTTAATCTGATTTTTTGCTTTATCACAACCTGCATTACACAGGTGCTGCCCACCTACTACGCTTTGCTAAGGCAAAGAGGGGTAAGTGAAGGAGTATAAACTTGTAATATCAACACAGAAAACCATTATTAGGATTTTATACAGTAGTTTATGAAAAAGCAGATAGTTCTTATGGCCCTGATGGTAACCACTACACTGGTAACCGTTAGCGCTAAAGATTTCAACACACAACAGCAGGACATTAAAAAAGGATATTTCGCCATTGGCAACAATGCGCAAAAATTACCTGTAGCCACAACCGTTGCAGCAGAGCAGGACAGCACTGCGGTAGCAGCACAAAAAGGATTTTATACCATTGGAGATAACGATAAAAAATTAGCATCTCCCAGACTAAAAGTGAAAAACATTACCAATAGCAAACGGCCTGTAATACAGAAAGGTTATTATAGTATCGGAAACAACGCAGATAAGTTGAGATAACGTTACGGGGCCCAAAACAAAGACAATCGCAGGCAGCGATTGCTATCAACGGCAACCATTGGTTGCCGTTTTTATTTGTGCATGCGCCACCTCCGGCGTACAGGATATAGTTGATTTTGGCACAAACAGTAACGGCATAAACGCCTGGTTACAGTGAATCGGCCTGCAACGTATCCTTAATACGTGAGATCATATGAAGCCCGATAGCCTTCCACACCTGTATATCAGTAAAGGCGTGTAATTCCGGTGGTAGCAACATACGGATAATAGGTTGTATGTAAGATGTACTTTTCATAAGGTTACACTATTATAAATTCAAGTACTTTGCCAAACTGCCTTTTTGCCCGCAAAAACTACTTTGTACAATGGTAAGTTAATGTGTGCCAGCGTTTTGAGCCATAATGAGTAAAACAGGCCCCATAGTGTACCTTTGCATTATGAAAATCAGTAATTCGGATATTGTAAGACTGACAGAAATTAAACAATACCTGCTGGAACCACCGCATAGTTTTAAACTGTACAAAGAGTCGTTACAATTAATTGAGGAAAGTACTGCTATACTGGCGAAGTATTCCTTTATCGAAGCTTCTTTCGTTGACAGTTTTGATGTGTTGAAAGAGGAAGTGAGGGAGTATGAGAAAGACCCGGTTAACTTAAGGTCAACATTAGTAAAAACAGGTAAATTACTGGGCGGGTTATTTAACCGCTAGCATAGCTACAATAAAAAAGCCGTTTCAGTTGAAACGGCTTTTTTAATAATCTTGTTGTAACAAGCTACTACCAACGGTTGTTGCCACCGCCAGAGTAAGAAGATCTTGGCTTCTTCTCTTCTCTTGGTTTAGCTTCGTTCACTCTCATAGAGCGACCTTCAACACTAGCACCATCCAGTTCGCGGATAGCGTTTTCAGCTGCTGCCTGATCAGGCATTTCCACAAAACCAAAACCACGGCTACGACCAGTTTCTCTGTCTATGATTACCTTAGCGGAAGTTACTTCACCATGTTCTTCAAAATAAGATCTTAAGTCTTCATCCTGCACGTTGAAGCTTAAATTTGAAACGTAAATGTTCATACTAAATATTAAAAAAAATAAAAAATGATCTGAGGCAAAAGCAGGAGTAAAGAAAGCTAACTAACAGTAGAAAAAACAATTCACTTACAAAATGCTGTAAAACTCAAATTCTTAACGCGCACGAAGGTACGGAAAAATTTACTGTTATTTGTTAACATTCTGTTTCCAGTGGTTATATATTAAATAATATCTATACCAACGGAGGTTTTTCACTCTATTTCCATCCTCTTTCCTATTTCGGCAGCACTTTGCGATGCAATTCCATCTCCCTCGTACCAGGTTTCGTTTCCAGCCGCATCTGTTTGGGAATACACTATCACATTTCCTTCTTCGCCTGCAAGGAACACAACAAAACGGGGACCGTTTTCCATGCATTTCATATACACCCTGGTGCTGGTATTTTCAGGATAGGGAATGTAAAACTCCCGTTCGATACAACTCATAACTCCGGTATTTGCCCGTAGCATAAAAATTTTATGCCAGATGCATGCAAACGAATAACACAGGCATAAAATTTAGGGCATAACAATAAAGCGGACATTCCTATGCCCACACTAGTAGAAAACGAGGAAGGTTTTATAGCCAACGACCTTACTTTTAAAACCAAAACCGGCTACTGTCATATTTTACCTGATAAAATTGTATTAACCAGGGATGGTATTATTGGTGATATGGCTAAACTAACGGTGGGAAACAACACCAGCCGCATTTTATTGATTTATGCACTGCTGGCCGTAATGTTAT encodes the following:
- a CDS encoding VOC family protein, with protein sequence MITGLYETHVQVTDLEKATQFYTEVLGLTFAHRDATRPIVFLWIGEGKEYMLGLWETKEGFQPRHFAFRSSTEDILQHAEKYLTDRSLQPYNFLKNGGTQPMVFAWMPALAIYFKDPDGNQLEFISILEGDGKPELGVISYEEWLKTVNV
- a CDS encoding 3'-5' exoribonuclease domain-containing protein, with the protein product MAYIMVDIESDGPIPGDYSMISFGAVLVNDALDKTFYGRIKPISDKYIPEALKVSGHTREECMGFDDAETVMRNFAHWIAEVCKKDRPVFISDNNGFDWMFICWYFHHFTGSNPFGFSSQNLGSLYKGVVKDTFQTFKHLRKTTHTHHPVDDAKGNAEALLTIKKEYGVKMKL
- a CDS encoding LytR/AlgR family response regulator transcription factor, with translation MSMTCIIVEDEPLAQERTKGYIERVPFLTLLAVFDNGMDALVYLQQHPVDLIFLDIQMDDFSGIQLLESSQLKSQVILTTAYHEYAIKGFDLRVTDYLLKPFTFERFLQAANKAHTQQPTTDKPPEKNFIFIKTGHQLKKLVLHELLYIEGKRDYRKVCTTQSAIMTLQTFTELETEIPASVACRVHKSYMVALDKIDTVEKDAVHIQDRIIPVSESYRKAFFERIGKNL
- a CDS encoding sensor histidine kinase, producing MKKPIIALLHIGYWMLYSSLLLLLLFMLNNGAVWNNRQLALFLPLFIYVPALIGFYTFYTFLFSRFLVRKKIPALLLTGVLTSLLAGIAGISIVWIIWKHRLPYKEQTTAIIAFIVMMAINALLNGLVGLVMRAFISWYNDIRWKETLARRNAEMELALVKAQINPHFLFNTLNNIDVLIEKDPAQASDYFKKLSGILRFMLYETRAEQISLSDELAYIEKYIHLQKIRSSRPGYVHYSVEGAVGNIQVAPMLFIPFIENAFKHADTKKQDNAIVVKFDMREREIVFHCSNRYMPHMQKQETNEGGLGNNLIQKRLQLLYPGKHQLNIQTGNQLYTVHLKLSV
- a CDS encoding ABC transporter permease, whose translation is MTTFLHSFQSEWLKKKHSAAAYLTITGGLLIPVIMLLAAFYHSDSLYIEYTSGKLWRDLYYNSWQYMGILLLPMGIILVASLVTQLEYKNNTWKQLHVTPQSYTVLFFAKLSVVMALLLQCFVLFTIGIYLCGIIPSLLYTNLPYPREAFPVWLFAKGTGKFLVACLPIVALQYVMSLVSKNFLVPIGVGIVLFIVGIIAARLQYNYWMPYCYCSLQFLNLPRLPGGLPLEIWAAGYTILFTVAGYIIYITRKDKS
- a CDS encoding ABC transporter ATP-binding protein, encoding MLYCIETQHLTYHYQKGNTLLHGLNLQVPSQAIYGFLGANGAGKTTTLKLLTSLLQNQSGSITVLNQPLPPNRLQLMQQVGVFIESPSIYSHLSATENLEVFRRLYQCPVGNIAEALETVGLQNTGNKKAGRFSLGMKQRLGIAVALLHKPSLLILDEPTNGLDPQGMIEMRTLLKKLNHEQHISILISSHMLAEMEKLVTHIGIIDKGRLLYQGTLASLTTTHTTKGTPATLETTYMNLINPVIV
- a CDS encoding DUF3175 domain-containing protein → MTQHKKKTTRRKKWSAQVMATSDAMDLKDGIFKKEDPHAIAVSLKNSSRRSHRRKGTPYQSAMSMLNFYINRGGKNLPEKQKAVLEKAKAELKKVFHKE
- a CDS encoding glycosyltransferase, translated to MITFFAISSVITLAWMIVCIYLLINARSIGLLKNISPLPQGNEPSLDIIIAVRNEEADLAQALQSLCHIHYSNYRLVVINDRSTDGTAAILQQFAAQYPHITVYTITSLPQGWLGKNHAMYTGATISQGEWILFTDADVLYQPDAISRAMAYVLQTQTDNLVVFPEIISRSAMFNAINATFRTMLEVKLRPWKARDRQSKAFIGMGAFSLVNRKAYVSSGTHSKIPLRPDDDLKLGEQIKSAGFQQDCLYGDGLLRLEWYTSVQQFINGLMKNMFSAFQYNAWLATANALLVVLIIILPIPVLLLSGWWQLQCMALVILFFQWLAFTFRPAMNAGWWYVFTIPYAGVIMTYIVFRSTWLTLKNKGIYWRDSFYPLDELKKGYHS
- a CDS encoding RNA recognition motif domain-containing protein, yielding MQDEDLRSYFEEHGEVTSAKVIIDRETGRSRGFGFVEMPDQAAAENAIRELDGASVEGRSMRVNEAKPREEKKPRSSYSGGGNNRW